A single Blastococcus colisei DNA region contains:
- a CDS encoding class F sortase, producing the protein MVAPPVPATATPSAPPAELVSSTVTAPQLPASNPSWVQIPALGVTSRIVELGLERDGSMEVPPGAYPVGWYDGSPTPGQLGPAVLAGHVDWEGEPGAFYALRELRPGDTVVVDRADGTVATFLVDRVEEHAKDDFPTEEVYGDIDHAGLRLITCGGAFDEGTGDYQDNIIVFASLEAVG; encoded by the coding sequence GTGGTCGCCCCGCCGGTTCCCGCGACCGCGACTCCGTCCGCGCCTCCTGCAGAGCTGGTCAGTTCGACGGTCACTGCACCGCAACTGCCGGCCAGTAATCCCTCTTGGGTCCAGATACCGGCCCTCGGAGTCACATCCAGGATCGTGGAGCTCGGCCTGGAGCGGGACGGCTCCATGGAGGTTCCGCCGGGCGCCTATCCCGTGGGCTGGTACGACGGCAGCCCCACACCCGGCCAGCTCGGGCCCGCTGTACTTGCCGGCCACGTCGACTGGGAGGGCGAACCAGGCGCCTTCTACGCGTTACGGGAGTTGCGTCCCGGGGACACCGTCGTCGTAGACCGCGCCGATGGCACCGTCGCGACCTTCCTCGTCGACCGCGTCGAGGAGCACGCCAAGGACGACTTTCCGACCGAGGAGGTCTACGGCGACATCGACCACGCCGGTCTGCGCCTGATCACCTGCGGTGGAGCGTTCGACGAAGGCACGGGGGACTATCAGGACAACATCATCGTGTTTGCCAGCCTCGAAGCGGTCGGCTGA
- a CDS encoding GNAT family N-acetyltransferase, translated as MGRRAASGTATSDGLRRRRFGALLHPPTVDLTCRIGPWCPPTKRAGTTCRWSSALAAWRPGASASDTSSGPGSSSPGSPPKNGPNGCASRPTAAGRRQPGPVGSSRTSTPSPSAGAPSSHARLRGLVRNNRVPWRGREEDKTDDSAWAVTYVFTRAGFRKRGVGRALARATVDFARERGASAIEGYPVTTKNVILEELHVGTEGVFADAGFIEVSRPTVRRAVVRVDF; from the coding sequence ATGGGACGGAGGGCGGCTTCAGGGACAGCAACGTCGGATGGTCTACGACGACGGAGGTTCGGAGCCCTGCTCCACCCGCCAACGGTGGACCTGACCTGCAGAATCGGTCCGTGGTGCCCGCCAACGAAGCGAGCTGGGACGACCTGCAGATGGTCTTCGGCACTCGCGGCCTGGCGACCAGGTGCCAGTGCCAGCGATACAAGCTCCGGCCCGGGGAGTTCTTCGCCGGGTTCCCCGCCGAAGAACGGGCCGAACGGCTGCGCCAGCAGACCGACTGCGGCCGGCCGGAGGCAACCAGGACCAGTGGGCTCCTCGCGTACCTCGACACCGAGCCCGTCGGCTGGTGCGCCGTCGAGCCATGCACGCCTACGAGGCTTGGTACGCAACAACCGCGTCCCCTGGAGGGGCCGCGAAGAGGACAAGACCGACGACAGCGCGTGGGCGGTGACCTACGTGTTCACGCGCGCAGGCTTCCGGAAGCGCGGCGTCGGCCGGGCCCTTGCGCGCGCCACGGTGGACTTCGCCCGCGAGCGCGGCGCCAGCGCCATCGAGGGCTACCCCGTGACCACGAAGAACGTGATCCTGGAAGAGCTCCACGTCGGCACCGAAGGCGTTTTCGCCGATGCCGGCTTCATCGAGGTCAGTCGGCCGACAGTGCGACGCGCCGTGGTGCGGGTCGACTTCTGA
- a CDS encoding HNH endonuclease signature motif containing protein produces MPRISGSSTVEGVLIDWLLDQPVSPSRLPVALLSKEQVAAELHQQQRRQAMAAAYEAELIVRLAELTSDEHDPPPGTPGARKPGWAAGNDPVGVSEFFAGELAMVLNRGRGTANHLHHRARVWHENLPATYRALSRGELDLARAAALADVLGSTRPDLARAIETMLLPEAVDLSVARLKTRALELLLALDATAADERREQAKRCADVFLQPGSDGMATLGAELAADEAAEAYTVIDQLATMAKADGDPRPIAQIRTELFSLLLRRPGGHDQPDATAHLTITATLDSLQGGSTQAGSVNGLAITAAHARDLLARIGALGLQTPHGGTLTFAITDADGRLLATTTVAELLRVAKKGCAEHPGGNCGCPVLGTPPDTDRYEPTDRQEAFVRTRDRTCRMPNCGQRVGWADLDHVIPHACDGATTCTNLCCLCRSDHRLKTFARGWRFVMDPDGTLHVTTPSGITRTTRPPGLRTPPPEPPEPPPAESNSDPPPF; encoded by the coding sequence GTGCCTCGGATCTCCGGCTCCTCGACCGTCGAGGGCGTGCTGATCGACTGGTTGCTCGACCAGCCGGTCAGCCCGTCGCGGCTGCCGGTGGCGTTGCTGTCGAAGGAGCAGGTAGCCGCGGAGCTGCACCAGCAGCAGCGCCGGCAGGCGATGGCTGCCGCCTATGAGGCGGAGTTGATCGTGCGGCTGGCCGAGCTGACCTCCGACGAGCACGACCCGCCGCCCGGTACCCCGGGGGCGCGCAAGCCCGGCTGGGCGGCCGGGAACGATCCGGTCGGGGTAAGTGAGTTCTTCGCCGGGGAGCTGGCGATGGTGCTCAACCGCGGCCGCGGCACCGCCAACCACCTGCACCACCGGGCGCGGGTGTGGCACGAGAACCTGCCCGCCACCTACCGCGCGCTCTCCCGGGGGGAGCTGGATCTGGCCCGCGCGGCGGCGCTCGCGGACGTGCTCGGGAGCACCCGCCCCGACCTGGCGCGGGCGATCGAGACCATGCTGCTGCCCGAGGCGGTCGACCTGTCCGTGGCCAGGCTGAAGACCCGGGCGCTGGAGCTGCTGCTCGCGCTGGACGCCACGGCTGCCGATGAGCGCCGCGAGCAGGCCAAGCGCTGCGCCGACGTCTTCCTGCAGCCCGGCTCCGACGGCATGGCCACCCTCGGCGCGGAACTGGCCGCCGATGAGGCGGCCGAGGCCTACACGGTGATCGACCAGCTGGCCACGATGGCCAAGGCCGACGGCGACCCACGCCCGATCGCCCAGATCCGCACCGAGCTGTTCTCCCTGCTGCTGCGCCGCCCCGGCGGGCACGACCAGCCCGACGCCACCGCCCATCTGACGATCACCGCCACCCTCGACTCCCTGCAGGGCGGATCCACGCAGGCGGGGTCGGTCAACGGGCTGGCGATCACCGCGGCGCACGCCCGCGACCTGCTCGCCCGGATCGGCGCCCTGGGCCTGCAGACACCGCACGGCGGCACTCTGACGTTCGCGATCACCGACGCCGACGGCCGGCTGCTGGCCACCACCACGGTCGCCGAGCTGCTGCGGGTGGCGAAGAAGGGCTGCGCCGAGCATCCGGGCGGGAACTGCGGCTGCCCGGTGCTCGGCACGCCCCCGGACACCGATCGCTACGAGCCCACCGACCGGCAGGAAGCGTTCGTCAGGACCAGGGATCGCACCTGCCGGATGCCCAACTGCGGGCAGCGGGTGGGTTGGGCCGATCTGGACCACGTCATCCCGCACGCCTGCGACGGTGCGACGACGTGCACGAACCTCTGCTGCCTGTGCCGCTCTGATCATCGGCTGAAGACCTTCGCCCGCGGCTGGCGCTTCGTCATGGACCCAGACGGCACCCTGCACGTCACCACCCCCTCCGGCATCACCCGCACCACCCGGCCCCCGGGCCTGCGCACACCCCCGCCCGAGCCGCCCGAGCCGCCACCGGCCGAATCGAACAGCGACCCGCCGCCGTTCTAG
- a CDS encoding TIR domain-containing protein, translating into MFEQLGNWPTVGQVANRLDRLHDLAFEEALPDVPAPLLYGVHPGRVTSDEETVGLTVAGAAAAEGSAEYLRLVVAAVALAAQMQRAWEPPADDREAELAFTASDLAREVQQPVADRALLLARVGALLRTENWGWKAASHGVAPDAWSFSIDRSVRRFRGVADVEDFWTRAHPPSQTLGGADAPPLSVVAARGTGQPDSRSSVSNRIIFLVHGRDHKARDALIELLRAFDLRVVTWREAASRARGGGTPYTGDIVRAGMNMADAVVVLLTPDDVGYVRPVFRQDRDGPDELRPTGQARLNVIFEAGMAMALGRERVVIVEVGATRDLSDTAGIHTIRLRDDVESRRDFAARLRDAGLTVDTEGEQWRTVGTFDRPPLIVSDLSVESAAPQDRSGQAADHTEQQLETIRLTDTLVASRLRRLDTPFSTDVVGELTNESSTALNVVLLGATFLDGAGRIVGTADGAVNGLPGGAAKSFRLTSLGMIQDATSFKVQSNGQM; encoded by the coding sequence GTGTTCGAGCAGCTGGGCAACTGGCCGACGGTGGGACAGGTCGCCAATCGGCTGGATCGCCTGCATGACCTAGCCTTTGAGGAGGCCTTGCCCGACGTGCCAGCTCCGCTGCTCTACGGCGTTCATCCAGGGCGGGTGACCTCCGATGAGGAGACCGTCGGCTTGACCGTCGCCGGGGCTGCGGCAGCAGAGGGCTCCGCGGAGTACCTGCGACTGGTTGTTGCCGCGGTTGCATTGGCCGCCCAAATGCAGCGAGCCTGGGAGCCACCGGCGGACGATCGAGAGGCCGAACTCGCCTTCACCGCGTCCGACCTAGCCCGGGAGGTACAGCAGCCCGTCGCGGATCGTGCGTTGCTGCTGGCCCGGGTAGGCGCGTTGCTTCGGACGGAGAACTGGGGCTGGAAGGCCGCCAGCCACGGTGTGGCGCCGGATGCATGGTCGTTCAGTATCGATCGCAGTGTCCGCCGGTTTCGCGGAGTAGCCGACGTGGAAGATTTCTGGACCCGGGCTCATCCTCCGTCCCAGACGCTCGGCGGCGCGGATGCGCCGCCGCTTTCCGTCGTGGCCGCGCGCGGCACAGGACAGCCCGACTCGAGGAGCAGCGTGAGCAACCGAATCATCTTCCTGGTGCACGGCCGTGACCATAAGGCTCGCGACGCGCTCATCGAGCTGCTGCGCGCCTTCGACCTCCGAGTGGTCACGTGGCGGGAAGCTGCCAGCCGGGCCCGTGGGGGCGGCACGCCCTATACCGGGGACATTGTGAGGGCCGGCATGAACATGGCCGACGCCGTGGTCGTTCTGCTGACCCCCGACGACGTCGGATATGTGCGCCCAGTCTTCCGTCAGGATCGAGACGGCCCGGACGAGCTGCGGCCGACCGGTCAGGCCCGCCTTAACGTCATCTTCGAGGCGGGAATGGCTATGGCTCTCGGTCGTGAACGTGTCGTGATCGTGGAGGTGGGCGCCACCCGTGACCTCAGCGACACCGCAGGGATCCACACGATCCGGTTGCGGGACGACGTGGAGTCCCGGAGGGACTTCGCCGCCCGGCTCCGTGACGCGGGGTTGACCGTGGACACCGAGGGAGAGCAGTGGCGGACCGTGGGCACCTTTGATCGGCCGCCCCTTATTGTCAGCGACTTGTCGGTGGAGTCAGCGGCCCCTCAGGACCGTTCCGGTCAGGCCGCGGATCACACTGAGCAGCAACTCGAGACGATCCGTCTCACGGACACCCTCGTGGCGTCCAGGCTCCGTCGGCTGGACACGCCTTTCAGTACGGACGTAGTAGGAGAGCTGACCAACGAGTCCAGCACCGCACTGAACGTCGTTCTCCTGGGCGCCACCTTTCTCGACGGGGCCGGGCGCATCGTTGGCACAGCGGACGGCGCCGTCAACGGATTGCCAGGAGGCGCGGCGAAGTCCTTCCGCCTCACAAGCCTCGGCATGATCCAGGACGCGACGAGCTTCAAGGTCCAGTCGAACGGACAGATGTGA
- a CDS encoding SulP family inorganic anion transporter — MSSALPALPRPRLTRPPWLSPRTARTEILAGLVVALALIPEAISFSILAGVDPRVGLFSSFVMAVVIAFTGGRPAMITAATGAIALVVAPLALEYGVEYLFAAVILGGIFQILLAAAGVARLMRFIPRSVMVGFVNALAILIFAAQLPQLIDVPWLVYPMVAAGLAIIFLLPRITKAIPAPLVSIVVLTVLTVAAGFTLPNVGGEGELPDALPFFGLPGIPLTFETLGIIAPYALGVALVGLMESLMTAKLVDDLTDTPSDKTRESWGQGVANMASGFFGGMGGCAMIGQTMINVKSGARTRLSTFLAGVLLLVLVVALGDIVSIIPMAALVAVMIFVAIATFDWHSLQTIHTMPKSETTVMLSTVAVTLFTHNLAIGVGVGVLVACVLFAQRIAHLVDVTSVTDPDGSTRYYTVHGALFFASSNDLYTQFDYAGDPENVVIDLSNAHIWDASTVAALDAITHKYETRGKKVEIVGLNGHSFDRYERHTGQLAGAH; from the coding sequence ATGTCTTCTGCTCTGCCCGCGCTGCCCAGGCCGCGCCTGACCCGGCCCCCCTGGCTCTCGCCCCGGACCGCCCGTACGGAGATCCTCGCCGGTCTCGTGGTGGCGCTCGCGCTCATCCCCGAGGCGATCAGCTTCTCGATCCTCGCCGGCGTCGACCCGCGGGTGGGTCTCTTCTCCTCTTTCGTGATGGCCGTGGTGATCGCCTTCACCGGTGGCCGCCCGGCCATGATCACCGCCGCCACCGGCGCGATCGCCCTCGTGGTCGCGCCACTCGCTCTCGAGTACGGCGTCGAGTACCTGTTCGCCGCGGTCATCCTGGGCGGGATATTCCAGATCCTGCTCGCTGCAGCCGGCGTCGCGCGGCTGATGCGGTTCATCCCGCGCAGCGTCATGGTGGGCTTCGTCAACGCCTTGGCGATCCTGATCTTCGCCGCGCAGCTGCCGCAGTTGATCGACGTGCCGTGGCTGGTCTACCCGATGGTCGCCGCAGGCCTGGCGATCATCTTCCTGCTGCCTCGCATCACGAAGGCGATCCCCGCACCGCTGGTCTCCATCGTCGTGCTCACCGTGCTGACGGTGGCCGCCGGCTTCACCCTGCCGAACGTCGGCGGTGAGGGCGAGCTGCCCGACGCTCTGCCGTTCTTCGGCCTGCCCGGCATCCCGCTGACCTTCGAGACCCTCGGCATCATCGCGCCCTACGCGCTCGGCGTCGCGCTGGTCGGGCTGATGGAGTCGCTGATGACGGCGAAGCTCGTCGACGACCTCACCGACACCCCCTCCGACAAGACCCGCGAGTCATGGGGTCAGGGCGTGGCCAACATGGCCTCAGGCTTCTTCGGCGGCATGGGCGGCTGCGCGATGATCGGCCAGACGATGATCAACGTGAAGTCCGGCGCCCGCACCCGGCTCTCGACCTTCCTCGCCGGCGTGTTGCTGCTGGTCCTCGTCGTGGCCCTCGGCGACATCGTCAGCATCATCCCGATGGCCGCGCTCGTCGCCGTCATGATCTTCGTGGCGATCGCGACCTTCGACTGGCACAGCCTGCAGACGATCCACACGATGCCCAAGAGCGAGACCACCGTGATGCTCTCGACGGTCGCGGTCACGCTGTTCACGCACAACCTGGCGATCGGCGTCGGCGTCGGCGTCCTCGTGGCCTGCGTGCTCTTCGCCCAGCGGATCGCCCACCTGGTCGACGTCACCAGCGTGACCGACCCCGACGGCAGCACCCGCTACTACACCGTGCACGGGGCGCTGTTCTTCGCCTCCAGCAACGACCTCTACACCCAGTTCGACTACGCCGGCGACCCGGAGAACGTGGTCATCGACCTCTCGAACGCCCACATCTGGGATGCCTCGACGGTCGCCGCGCTCGACGCCATCACCCACAAGTACGAGACGCGCGGCAAGAAGGTCGAGATCGTCGGACTCAACGGGCACTCCTTCGACCGGTACGAGCGGCACACCGGCCAGCTCGCGGGCGCCCACTGA
- a CDS encoding MerR family transcriptional regulator encodes MTTATDFPVPDDGSGRELTVDELAARVGVTVRNLRAYSARGLLPPPRMVGRTGYYGREHVARLMLVREMLAEGYSLAMIERTLASAPANASTATLALHRALLAPWLPPEPETITGAELAARAGVPEDPALVDRLVEIGLVHRLDDEGALRVMDPALLTAGLQVVRLGVPPEELIVAQAKVNEHVREIAQTYVQMFVTTGWQAFVDAGAPREQLDAVRDTVTRLQPAAAQAVLAAFRTEMAAAVGTALETALSQLEAE; translated from the coding sequence GTGACCACGGCGACGGACTTCCCCGTGCCCGATGACGGATCCGGTCGTGAGCTGACGGTCGACGAGCTGGCGGCCCGCGTCGGGGTCACCGTCCGCAACCTTCGCGCCTACTCCGCCCGTGGGCTGCTCCCGCCACCCCGCATGGTGGGGCGCACCGGCTACTACGGCCGCGAGCACGTGGCCCGCCTCATGCTGGTCCGGGAGATGCTGGCAGAGGGCTACTCGCTGGCGATGATCGAGCGGACGCTGGCGTCGGCGCCGGCGAACGCGAGCACCGCGACGCTCGCCCTGCACCGGGCGCTGCTGGCTCCCTGGCTCCCCCCGGAGCCCGAGACGATCACCGGCGCCGAGCTCGCCGCCCGCGCCGGCGTCCCCGAGGACCCGGCGCTGGTCGACCGGCTGGTCGAGATCGGGCTGGTGCACCGGCTGGACGACGAGGGCGCCCTGCGCGTCATGGACCCGGCGCTGTTGACGGCGGGGCTGCAGGTCGTCCGCCTGGGTGTTCCGCCGGAGGAGCTCATCGTCGCCCAGGCGAAGGTCAACGAGCACGTCCGGGAGATCGCGCAGACGTACGTGCAGATGTTCGTGACGACCGGCTGGCAGGCGTTCGTCGACGCGGGGGCGCCCAGGGAGCAGCTGGATGCGGTGCGGGACACCGTCACCCGGTTGCAGCCGGCAGCGGCGCAGGCGGTCCTCGCCGCCTTCCGCACGGAGATGGCCGCCGCGGTGGGGACGGCGCTGGAGACGGCCCTCAGTCAGCTCGAGGCGGAGTAG
- a CDS encoding flagellar FlbD family protein: protein MIAVTCRNGEYFSVDPTHIERVETDPDTVVHLVDGTKYVVKESFDDVLRMVRDHHSALTVVQKRLAGGTAEIADNASTVRSSALFVERRRYSRDGDSMRSAADRRPVADLQDDDTD, encoded by the coding sequence GTGATCGCTGTCACCTGCCGCAACGGCGAGTACTTCTCCGTCGACCCGACGCACATCGAACGGGTCGAGACCGACCCCGACACCGTCGTCCACCTGGTCGACGGAACCAAGTACGTGGTCAAGGAGAGCTTCGACGACGTGCTGCGCATGGTGCGTGACCACCACTCGGCGCTGACGGTCGTGCAGAAGCGGCTGGCGGGCGGGACGGCCGAGATCGCCGACAACGCGTCGACGGTCCGGAGCTCGGCCCTCTTCGTCGAGCGTCGGCGGTACAGCCGCGACGGCGACTCCATGCGCTCGGCCGCCGACCGGCGCCCGGTCGCCGACCTCCAGGACGACGACACCGACTGA
- a CDS encoding MerR family transcriptional regulator: MRQPTDGTTRRGKLHEEGAAATPRGDLMQIGQVAERTGLSLRTIRFYEENGLVIPTARSDGGFRLYSEADVARLDVVKRMKPLGFTLEEMQELLGLLHDLEHATAGRSELVDRLRMFHEAATARVTALREQLAVAEGFAGNLAEHLHSQR; encoded by the coding sequence GTGCGGCAGCCCACCGATGGCACCACCCGCCGCGGGAAGCTCCACGAAGAGGGGGCGGCGGCGACTCCCCGGGGCGATCTGATGCAGATCGGGCAGGTGGCTGAGCGCACCGGCCTCAGCCTGCGGACCATCCGCTTCTACGAGGAGAACGGCCTGGTCATCCCGACCGCCCGCTCCGACGGCGGGTTCCGCCTGTACAGCGAGGCCGACGTCGCCCGCCTCGACGTCGTCAAACGGATGAAGCCGCTGGGCTTCACGCTGGAGGAGATGCAGGAGCTGCTCGGCCTCCTGCACGACCTCGAGCACGCCACCGCAGGCCGCTCGGAGCTGGTCGACCGCCTGCGCATGTTCCACGAGGCCGCCACCGCGCGGGTCACGGCGCTGCGCGAGCAGCTCGCGGTGGCCGAGGGCTTCGCCGGCAACCTCGCCGAGCACCTGCACAGCCAGCGCTGA
- a CDS encoding protein kinase domain-containing protein: MEPRSRLLGDRYELLVPLASGGMGRVWRARDTLLERPVAVKVLRSEFTEDATFRARFRAEAQHTAALHHPNIASVFDYGELQVDGENLAYLVMELVEGETLSALLEREGRLDAAHTLDILRQTSAALAAAHEAGVVHRDIKPGNVLVRTDGVVKITDFGIAWSASSVPLTGTGQVVGTAHYLSPEQAEGGKATPASDVYALGTVAYECLAGRRAFDGENSVQIALMQIREQPQPLPPDVPAGVRGLVERAMAKDPAARYPDGAALRAAVGAATDVGATAPIGVAGGTRTAVLPIPPPLPASVSAGPRTGRARRAPVAMLVGALAVLLVVVLAGVLMNGQGATGDQPSSEEPTSEPTSEPTSEPTSAPTSAPTTVAVLAADLIGRPVDEVQAELVGRGLQVQLAPVETADVAAGLVTAATPEGDLPPDTTVTLSYAVAPAPAPAPAPVPPAPPEDENNGNGNGNDGNGNDGRGNGDEGRGNGDDDEEEGDD, translated from the coding sequence GTGGAACCGCGCAGCCGCCTGCTCGGCGACCGGTACGAGCTCCTGGTGCCGCTGGCCAGCGGCGGGATGGGCCGGGTCTGGCGGGCGCGCGACACGCTGCTCGAGCGGCCCGTGGCGGTGAAGGTGCTCCGGAGCGAGTTCACCGAGGACGCCACCTTCCGCGCCCGCTTCCGCGCCGAGGCCCAGCACACCGCGGCACTGCACCATCCGAACATCGCGTCCGTCTTCGACTACGGCGAGCTGCAGGTGGACGGCGAGAATCTCGCCTACCTGGTGATGGAGCTCGTCGAGGGGGAGACGCTGTCAGCCCTGCTGGAGCGGGAGGGGCGGCTGGACGCCGCGCACACGCTGGACATCCTCCGGCAGACCTCCGCCGCGCTCGCCGCCGCCCACGAGGCCGGTGTGGTCCACCGCGACATCAAGCCGGGCAACGTGCTGGTCCGCACCGACGGGGTCGTCAAGATCACCGACTTCGGCATCGCCTGGTCCGCGTCCAGCGTGCCCCTGACCGGCACCGGTCAGGTCGTGGGCACTGCGCACTACCTCTCCCCGGAGCAGGCCGAGGGCGGGAAGGCGACGCCGGCCAGCGACGTCTACGCCCTCGGGACGGTGGCCTACGAGTGCCTCGCCGGCCGTCGGGCGTTCGACGGGGAGAACTCCGTCCAGATCGCGCTCATGCAGATCCGCGAACAGCCCCAGCCGCTGCCACCGGACGTGCCGGCCGGGGTCCGCGGGCTGGTCGAGCGGGCGATGGCCAAGGACCCGGCGGCGCGGTACCCCGACGGGGCCGCGCTGCGCGCCGCAGTGGGCGCGGCCACCGACGTCGGCGCGACGGCACCGATCGGTGTGGCCGGAGGGACCCGCACCGCGGTGCTCCCGATCCCTCCTCCGCTGCCGGCGTCCGTATCGGCCGGGCCGCGGACGGGGCGTGCCCGCCGCGCGCCCGTCGCGATGCTGGTCGGCGCACTCGCCGTCCTCCTGGTCGTCGTCCTCGCCGGCGTGCTGATGAACGGCCAGGGCGCCACGGGCGACCAGCCGTCGTCGGAGGAGCCGACGAGTGAACCCACGAGTGAACCCACGAGTGAACCCACGAGTGCGCCGACGAGTGCGCCGACGACGGTCGCCGTCCTCGCCGCCGATCTGATCGGCCGGCCGGTCGACGAGGTCCAGGCGGAGCTGGTCGGCCGAGGACTTCAGGTGCAGCTCGCGCCGGTGGAGACCGCCGACGTGGCAGCCGGGCTGGTCACGGCCGCCACGCCGGAGGGGGATCTCCCGCCGGACACCACCGTGACGCTGTCCTACGCCGTCGCACCCGCACCCGCACCCGCACCCGCACCCGTTCCGCCGGCACCGCCGGAGGACGAGAACAACGGCAACGGCAACGGCAACGACGGCAACGGCAACGACGGCAGGGGCAACGGCGACGAGGGCAGGGGCAACGGCGACGACGACGAGGAGGAGGGAGACGACTGA
- a CDS encoding gluconokinase encodes MQSDAQVATTSVVVMGVSGSGKSTVATGLVQRLGWKFAEGDEFHPKANVEKMRSGQPLDDDDRWPWLRRLAAWIGEHEEAGTSVVVTCSALKRSYRDLLREGHPSVWFAHVTVDAQLLRERVEHRTGHFMPSSLVESQLATLQPLQEDEPGTSISGEGAPDVVVAEVLARLGAERGSPPGP; translated from the coding sequence ATGCAGTCCGATGCCCAGGTGGCAACCACGTCCGTCGTCGTCATGGGGGTGTCGGGGTCGGGGAAGTCGACGGTCGCGACCGGCCTCGTCCAGCGGCTGGGATGGAAGTTCGCCGAGGGGGACGAGTTCCACCCGAAGGCCAACGTGGAGAAGATGCGCAGCGGCCAACCGCTGGACGACGACGACCGGTGGCCCTGGCTGCGCAGGCTGGCCGCCTGGATCGGGGAGCACGAGGAGGCGGGGACATCCGTCGTCGTCACCTGCTCGGCACTGAAGCGGAGCTACCGGGACCTGTTGCGCGAGGGGCACCCGTCGGTCTGGTTCGCCCACGTCACGGTGGACGCGCAGCTGCTGCGGGAACGGGTGGAGCACCGCACCGGCCACTTCATGCCGTCGTCCCTGGTGGAGAGCCAGTTGGCCACGCTGCAGCCGCTGCAGGAGGACGAGCCGGGGACGAGCATCTCCGGCGAGGGCGCACCGGACGTCGTGGTGGCCGAGGTCCTCGCCAGACTCGGCGCCGAGCGGGGATCACCGCCCGGCCCCTGA